A single window of Drosophila suzukii chromosome 3, CBGP_Dsuzu_IsoJpt1.0, whole genome shotgun sequence DNA harbors:
- the LOC108015877 gene encoding uncharacterized protein gives MQWLLPVILCLWAFSPVQIESRQIRINRYAVSVQEDQAVEVKAAPYPAAGYRPQGRSFWLPGEVEVEVQEVPGDVQIEVLEGSGLGADQLTTTTELPLEDLSTSTTEPTGDWSTTTNWESLDTTTVPPAVEARSGRAFEKAPYPPAGYRPSRAFRLPTEQKPAEQQQISGSNSTDSNADHPVCGVSTDPLKPTPEPGSKDEPDAESVVFTANVGPAVLVARAPSSIPVAIPLRSQPLVQAPRSRGFVYTTHVEQRW, from the coding sequence ATGCAGTGGCTTCTACCCGTAATCCTTTGCCTTTGGGCCTTCAGTCCCGTTCAGATCGAGTCACGCCAAATCAGGATCAATCGCTATGCGGTCAGTGTGCAGGAGGATCAGGCGGTTGAGGTCAAGGCGGCACCCTATCCTGCAGCGGGCTATAGGCCACAAGGTCGCTCCTTCTGGCTGCCTGGCGAAGTGGAAGTTGAGGTCCAAGAAGTGCCCGGTGACGTGCAAATTGAGGTTCTCGAGGGATCAGGTTTGGGTGCGGATCAGCTAACCACCACAACCGAGCTGCCTCTGGAGGATCTCTCGACCAGCACCACGGAGCCAACTGGGGACTGGAGCACCACCACCAACTGGGAGTCCCTGGACACCACCACTGTTCCCCCGGCAGTGGAAGCCCGTTCAGGTCGAGCCTTCGAGAAGGCTCCCTATCCACCAGCTGGTTACCGACCAAGTCGCGCCTTCCGACTGCCCACCGAACAAAAGCCGGCGGAGCAACAGCAGATCTCCGGCAGCAACTCCACTGACAGCAATGCCGATCACCCGGTCTGTGGCGTCAGCACGGATCCCCTGAAACCCACACCGGAACCTGGGTCCAAGGATGAGCCCGACGCGGAGAGTGTGGTCTTCACCGCCAATGTGGGACCTGCTGTTTTGGTTGCCAGAGCTCCGTCCTCCATTCCGGTGGCCATTCCCCTGCGATCGCAGCCTCTGGTGCAGGCTCCGAGATCCCGGGGATTCGTGTACACGACGCACGTGGAGCAGCGGTGGTGA
- the LOC108015882 gene encoding fibrous sheath CABYR-binding protein: MARYQLFSSLLLLAIWAATCSAQTPLRRNLRLRPVAFARQEVAPPTPYPSAAELKPAAEQPALTYGPPEDVDTDALPSEQEPPLDNFEPNPETEEVETEESSLEATTPSSAPARLRSRQRLAKLQLAKPKRLRQRIARLEELPVDEAVAPVVPAPQTPVLTTPQFYYVGAGQQPYYLAYNAAPQQLGW, encoded by the coding sequence ATGGCACGTTATCAGCTTTTCAGTTCGCTTCTCCTTCTGGCCATCTGGGCCGCAACTTGCTCGGCGCAAACTCCACTCCGGCGGAATCTGCGCCTGCGTCCGGTGGCCTTTGCAAGACAAGAGGTGGCTCCCCCAACACCCTATCCTTCGGCTGCGGAACTGAAACCGGCCGCCGAACAGCCCGCCCTGACCTACGGACCCCCTGAGGATGTCGATACAGACGCCTTGCCATCGGAGCAAGAGCCACCGTTGGACAATTTCGAGCCCAACCCCGAGACCGAGGAGGTGGAAACCGAGGAGAGCTCCCTGGAGGCAACCACACCCTCCTCCGCTCCCGCCCGCCTGCGCAGCCGCCAGAGGCTGGCCAAACTGCAGCTGGCCAAGCCCAAGCGCCTGCGCCAGCGCATAGCCCGCCTGGAGGAGCTGCCCGTGGATGAGGCAGTGGCTCCAGTGGTTCCAGCCCCTCAGACTCCTGTGTTGACCACGCCCCAGTTCTACTATGTGGGGGCGGGCCAGCAGCCCTACTACCTCGCCTACAACGCTGCTCCCCAGCAATTGGGCTGGTAA
- the LOC108015881 gene encoding uncharacterized protein — protein MAYKFTCSLLLIAAIAAVSLAEPARFRSRSSRFQFARQEQAPEEQAAPADPSADIAPTPASAPYPPAGVTPEVPFDLPTETEAQPDLTYGPPAEPDNTYGPPDNTYGPPAEPDNTYGPPAEGPVDQVPVDAAEPVPASLIQPRNGRLRSRRPVPEKLRNAQIIRSRPVLVYSI, from the coding sequence ATGGCCTACAAGTTCACCTGCTCTCTGCTCCTGATCGCAGCCATTGCTGCCGTTTCCCTGGCGGAACCGGCTAGGTTCCGAAGCCGATCCTCTCGGTTCCAGTTTGCCCGTCAGGAGCAGGCTCCAGAGGAGCAGGCAGCTCCGGCAGATCCCTCCGCAGACATTGCGCCCACTCCGGCCTCAGCTCCTTATCCGCCAGCAGGTGTTACTCCCGAGGTGCCCTTCGACCTGCCCACGGAGACGGAAGCTCAGCCCGATCTGACCTACGGACCGCCAGCTGAGCCGGACAACACCTACGGACCTCCGGATAATACCTACGGACCTCCTGCCGAGCCCGACAACACCTACGGACCGCCGGCAGAGGGCCCAGTTGACCAGGTCCCCGTGGATGCTGCGGAGCCCGTTCCCGCTAGTCTTATCCAGCCCCGCAATGGACGCCTTCGCAGCCGTCGTCCCGTCCCGGAAAAACTCCGGAACGCCCAAATCATTCGTTCCAGACCAGTGCTGGTATACTCCATCTAA
- the Polr2H gene encoding DNA-directed RNA polymerases I, II, and III subunit RPABC3, which yields MAGVLFEDIFNVKDMDPEGKKFDRVSRLHCESESFKMDLILDINSWLYPMELGDKFRLVLATTLREDGCPDSGEYNPMEHDGTRADSFEYVMYGKIYRIEGDEAHNEASRLSAYVSFGGLLMRLQGDANNLHGFEVDQHMYLLMKRLAF from the coding sequence ATGGCTGGCGTACTCTTTGAGGACATCTTCAACGTTAAGGACATGGACCCGGAGGGCAAGAAGTTCGATCGTGTGTCCCGTCTGCACTGCGAGTCCGAGTCCTTCAAGATGGACCTCATCCTGGACATCAACTCGTGGCTCTATCCCATGGAGCTGGGCGACAAGTTCCGTCTGGTCCTGGCCACCACGCTGCGCGAGGATGGCTGCCCGGACAGCGGGGAGTACAATCCAATGGAGCACGATGGCACGCGGGCGGACAGCTTCGAGTACGTCATGTACGGCAAAATCTACCGGATCGAGGGCGACGAGGCGCACAACGAGGCTTCCCGGCTCTCCGCATACGTATCCTTCGGGGGCCTGCTAATGCGACTGCAAGGAGACGCGAACAATCTTCACGGCTTTGAGGTGGATCAGCACATGTACCTGTTGATGAAGAGACTGGCCTTCTGA
- the LOC108017638 gene encoding gastrula zinc finger protein XlCGF57.1 isoform X2 — MLIHSDERPHKCKDCGKSYRQAVNLKNHITTAHEHRKQFACSQCPKSFALKERLRLHMRLHSGEKPYPCALCDKKFARGGQLQQHMVSHHKTSIQQFNCTKCSASFSTNANLRVHMERHEQGMEHRCGICESQFANELALRAHINQEHHKLTQFECEICHKMIEPDEDLATHMQKHAAVKTHVCEVCNTYFTQKSQYNVHMRMHTGERPYQCRICHQTFAHSSVLKLHIRKHTGEKPFRCQLCEDDVAFSQLAHLKNHMKKIHKQQKPYMCEGCHEFFKIKVELQAHAEQCAKCPVGGDESAGSQSEDAQVLSTIRFNMAVVLKKISSAQKLRQLGYEKRLIDNVVIASLKLAQRPSHDDVTLTPLARLRMNVEEFLKWIVPEPTMKKFSEELLSIDTILDKIATMYMKQK; from the exons ATGCTCATTCACTCGGATGAAAGGCCGCACAAGTGCAAGGATTGTGGAAAGAGTTACCGCCAGGCGGTCAACCTCAAGAACCACATCACCACCGCCCACGAGCACCGGAAGCAGTTTGCCTGCTCGCAGTGTCCCAAGTCCTTCGCCCTTAAGGAGCGCCTGCGTCTCCACATGCGCCTCCACTCTGGCGAGAAGCCGTATCCATGCGCCCTCTGCGACAAGAAATTCGCCCGGGGAGGTCAG CTTCAGCAGCACATGGTATCTCACCACAAGACGAGTATCCAGCAGTTCAACTGCACCAAGTGCTCGGCCAGTTTTTCAACTAACGCGAATCTGCGGGTGCACATGGAGCGCCACGAACAGGGCATGGAACACCGGTGCGGCATTTGTGAGAGCCAATTCGCCAACGAGCTGGCCCTGCGGGCGCATATTAACCAGGAGCACCACAAGCTGACGCAATTCGAATGCGAGATCTGCCACAAGATGATTGAGCCGGACGAGGATCTGGCCACTCACATGCAGAAGCACGCCGCGGTTAAGACGCACGTGTGCGAGGTGTGCAACACGTATTTCACCCAGAAGAGCCAGTACAATGTTCACATGCGGATGCATACGGGCGAACGGCCCTACCAGTGTAGG ATTTGCCACCAGACCTTTGCCCACTCAAGCGTTCTAAAGCTGCACATCCGGAAGCACACGGGCGAAAAACCCTTTCGTTGCCAGTTATGCGAGGACGACGTGGCCTTCTCACAGCTGGCGCACCTAAAAAACCACATGAAGAAGATACACAAACAGCAGAAGCCCTACATGTGCGAGGGGTGCCACGAGTTCTTCAAGATTAAGGTGGAGCTGCAGGCGCATGCGGAGCAGTGCGCCAAATGTCCTGTGGGTGGAGACGAGTCCGCTGGCAGTCAGTCTGAGGACGCACAAGTCCTCTCCACCATAAGATTCAACATGGCAGTGGTACTGAAGAAGATTAGCTCCGCGCAGAAGCTGCGCCAGTTGGGTTATGAGAAACGCCTGATCGATAATGTGGTCATTGCCTCCCTAAAGCTGGCCCAACGACCCTCGCACGACGACGTCACGTTGACGCCTTTGGCCAGGCTTCGGATGAATGTGGAGGAGTTCCTCAAATGGATTGTGCCAGAACCTACAATGAAGAAATTCAGCGAAGAATTGCTGTCGATCGACACAATTCTTGACAAGATTGCCACCATGTATATGAAGCAGAAGTAG
- the LOC139353272 gene encoding DDB1- and CUL4-associated factor 8-like, with protein sequence MCKTKPVSTWNCDKELIVLEKDTTNPVLGQLTLWNTLKRRNANCLNFNQDGDLLCAGTDGRHIIVWNWAKNRTLTNYRPDIKGKISQIKFIDSAGSLDIVSASYDGQMLGTIVPPSGGAPMSSHCLYTHSGCVADFEIVPRSRHEILSAGDYGIVKFFDLRSSSAATTDANSYDKPDITSAVYNHSGNELLACYRRTGNCLFDSRNYTDGDFFHYYRKHYGDFNGKYFWDKNTEEILCENMDEKAKTAICLKPHPWKPMLATAALIKPGIHIWIPNGPIL encoded by the exons ATGTGCAAGACTAAGCCAGTGTCCACTTGGAACTGTGATAAGGAGTTGAT AGTTTTGGAGAAGGATACTACAAATCCGGTTTTGGGGCAGCTGACTCTATGGAATACGCTAAAACGCCGTAATGCGAACTGCCTCAACTTCAACCAGGATGGCGATTTGTTGTGCGCGGGCACCGATGGTCGCCACATAATCGTCTGGAACTGGGCTAAGAATAGGACACTGACGAATTATCGTCCAGACATCAAGGGGAAAATCTCGCAGATCAAGTTCATCGATAGCGCCGGCTCCTTGGACATCGTGTCCGCCAGCTACGATGGCCAGATGCTGGGGACCATTGTTCCACCTTCCGGAGGTGCCCCCATGTCTAGCCACTGCCTCTACACGCACAGCGGTTGCGTGGCCGATTTCGAAATAGTGCCGCGTAGCCGTCACGAGATATTAAGCGCCGGTGATTATGGAATTGTGAAGTTCTTTGACCTGCGCTCCAGCAGTGCAGCCACCACAG ATGCGAACTCGTACGATAAGCCGGACATCACTTCTGCCGTCTACAATCACAGCGGTAACGAGCTTCTGGCCTGCTACAGAAGAACAGGCAACTGTTTGTTTGACAGCCGCAATTACACGGATGGCGATTTTTTCCACTACTACAGAAAGCATTA TGGCGATTTCAATGGTAAATATTTCTGGGACAAGAACACGGAGGAAATCCTCTGCGAGAATATGGACGAAAAGGCCAAGACGGCAATCTGCCTTAAGCCGCATCCCTGGAAGCCCATGCTGGCAACCGCTGCATTAATAAAGCCTGGAATCCATATCTGGATTCCTAATGGCCCTATATTGTAA
- the LOC108015873 gene encoding uncharacterized protein, with translation MFKIILTAAITMTLLENIQAQRPAFSGLRPPGGLSQKDKYHATQNTAVENITGVDIATRFGESSSSQRPPLIDLPFGASQRPPVGVPVVLPISNSDPEQVPAVANRFGAPDSQNATTTTTTSPTASTAAPVAPVFNQLPVDAHGDREWVNYLSQLPVENQPFWFINYQAIEAHRNSSRPNVGALETPGSFFRG, from the coding sequence ATGTTCAAAATAATCTTAACTGCGGCTATCACCATGACTTTGTTGGAAAATATTCAAGCTCAAAGACCAGCTTTTTCGGGGTTGAGACCACCAGGTGGACTGAGTCAAAAGGACAAGTACCATGCCACTCAGAACACAGCTGTGGAGAATATAACCGGCGTGGATATAGCTACGAGATTTGGAGAGTCATCCAGTTCGCAAAGGCCTCCTCTTATAGATCTACCCTTTGGGGCATCCCAGAGACCGCCCGTTGGAGTTCCCGTAGTGCTGCCAATAAGCAACTCCGATCCGGAGCAGGTTCCAGCTGTTGCCAACCGATTCGGAGCACCTGATTCCCAAAATGcaactactactactactacttcCCCCACCGCCAGCACCGCAGCCCCAGTGGCCCCAGTTTTCAACCAGCTTCCCGTCGATGCCCACGGAGACCGAGAGTGGGTTAACTACCTGAGTCAGCTGCCGGTGGAAAACCAGCCCTTCTGGTTCATAAACTACCAAGCCATCGAAGCCCATCGGAACAGCTCCAGGCCTAATGTGGGCGCTCTGGAAACACCGGGATCTTTCTTCCGCGGATAG
- the LOC108015879 gene encoding protein TsetseEP yields MIKASSTPIVILVLSLMALSSAEPLRRRFSARQEQAPPSPSPTGYPEAGVTPSVPFDLPSSTVKPENTYLPPDNTYGPPENTYGPPDNTYGSPEADFAPVADPELQPQPESPLPETDDIPETEEESVDSAKLQPVDADAEKEEPQLEVSEDGAVIVVASSLDQPQPAQSARLYQRFPQGRRYQQPVPQRLILRRSW; encoded by the coding sequence ATGATCAAAGCCAGCTCCACTCCAATTGTAATTCTTGTCCTGAGCCTGATGGCTCTGAGTTCGGCAGAACCGCTCCGGCGGAGATTCTCCGCCCGGCAGGAACAGGCTCCACCCAGTCCTTCCCCCACGGGTTATCCAGAGGCGGGAGTCACACCGAGTGTCCCCTTCGATCTGCCCAGCTCGACAGTCAAGCCGGAGAACACTTACTTGCCACCGGATAACACCTATGGACCTCCTGAAAACACTTACGGGCCACCAGATAACACTTATGGATCTCCAGAGGCCGATTTCGCGCCGGTAGCTGATCCCGAGTTGCAGCCGCAGCCTGAAAGTCCCCTTCCCGAGACCGATGATATTCCAGAGACTGAGGAAGAGTCGGTGGACAGCGCCAAGTTGCAGCCCGTTGATGCGGACGCAGAGAAGGAGGAACCGCAGTTGGAGGTGTCTGAGGATGGCGCTGTCATCGTCGTGGCTAGCAGTCTCGACCAACCACAGCCCGCCCAGTCCGCCCGGCTCTACCAGCGATTCCCTCAGGGTCGCCGTTACCAGCAGCCCGTTCCCCAGCGACTGATCCTGCGTCGCAGTTGGTAG
- the LOC108017638 gene encoding gastrula zinc finger protein XlCGF57.1 isoform X1, whose protein sequence is MVRSRRSVSKEDAVSLLTDSGISLSSPPAARESSPGPPHSIKRRKSSLASLRDACAEEEDEDGGEQDSKDADYVQPPPKKSARKAEPVKRKHHVCSHCSKEFGGKTDLQRHMLIHSDERPHKCKDCGKSYRQAVNLKNHITTAHEHRKQFACSQCPKSFALKERLRLHMRLHSGEKPYPCALCDKKFARGGQLQQHMVSHHKTSIQQFNCTKCSASFSTNANLRVHMERHEQGMEHRCGICESQFANELALRAHINQEHHKLTQFECEICHKMIEPDEDLATHMQKHAAVKTHVCEVCNTYFTQKSQYNVHMRMHTGERPYQCRICHQTFAHSSVLKLHIRKHTGEKPFRCQLCEDDVAFSQLAHLKNHMKKIHKQQKPYMCEGCHEFFKIKVELQAHAEQCAKCPVGGDESAGSQSEDAQVLSTIRFNMAVVLKKISSAQKLRQLGYEKRLIDNVVIASLKLAQRPSHDDVTLTPLARLRMNVEEFLKWIVPEPTMKKFSEELLSIDTILDKIATMYMKQK, encoded by the exons atgGTACGCAGCCGACGCAGCGTGTCCAAGGAGGATGCCGTCTCCCTGCTTACGGACAGCGGAATCTCGCTGTCCTCGCCGCCGGCGGCGAGGGAATCTTCTCCAGGCCCCCCGCATTCGATAAAGAGGCGAAAGAGCAGCTTGGCTAGTCTGCGAGATGCCTGTGCGGAGGAGGAAGATGAAGACGGCGGCGAGCAGGACTCGAAGGATGCCGATTACGTGCAGCCTCCGCCGAAAAAGTCTGCTCGGAAGGCGGAGCCAGTGAAAAGGAAGCACCATGTCTGCAGTCACTGCTCCAAAGAGTTCGGTGGCAAGACCGACTTGCAGCGACACATGCTCATTCACTCGGATGAAAGGCCGCACAAGTGCAAGGATTGTGGAAAGAGTTACCGCCAGGCGGTCAACCTCAAGAACCACATCACCACCGCCCACGAGCACCGGAAGCAGTTTGCCTGCTCGCAGTGTCCCAAGTCCTTCGCCCTTAAGGAGCGCCTGCGTCTCCACATGCGCCTCCACTCTGGCGAGAAGCCGTATCCATGCGCCCTCTGCGACAAGAAATTCGCCCGGGGAGGTCAG CTTCAGCAGCACATGGTATCTCACCACAAGACGAGTATCCAGCAGTTCAACTGCACCAAGTGCTCGGCCAGTTTTTCAACTAACGCGAATCTGCGGGTGCACATGGAGCGCCACGAACAGGGCATGGAACACCGGTGCGGCATTTGTGAGAGCCAATTCGCCAACGAGCTGGCCCTGCGGGCGCATATTAACCAGGAGCACCACAAGCTGACGCAATTCGAATGCGAGATCTGCCACAAGATGATTGAGCCGGACGAGGATCTGGCCACTCACATGCAGAAGCACGCCGCGGTTAAGACGCACGTGTGCGAGGTGTGCAACACGTATTTCACCCAGAAGAGCCAGTACAATGTTCACATGCGGATGCATACGGGCGAACGGCCCTACCAGTGTAGG ATTTGCCACCAGACCTTTGCCCACTCAAGCGTTCTAAAGCTGCACATCCGGAAGCACACGGGCGAAAAACCCTTTCGTTGCCAGTTATGCGAGGACGACGTGGCCTTCTCACAGCTGGCGCACCTAAAAAACCACATGAAGAAGATACACAAACAGCAGAAGCCCTACATGTGCGAGGGGTGCCACGAGTTCTTCAAGATTAAGGTGGAGCTGCAGGCGCATGCGGAGCAGTGCGCCAAATGTCCTGTGGGTGGAGACGAGTCCGCTGGCAGTCAGTCTGAGGACGCACAAGTCCTCTCCACCATAAGATTCAACATGGCAGTGGTACTGAAGAAGATTAGCTCCGCGCAGAAGCTGCGCCAGTTGGGTTATGAGAAACGCCTGATCGATAATGTGGTCATTGCCTCCCTAAAGCTGGCCCAACGACCCTCGCACGACGACGTCACGTTGACGCCTTTGGCCAGGCTTCGGATGAATGTGGAGGAGTTCCTCAAATGGATTGTGCCAGAACCTACAATGAAGAAATTCAGCGAAGAATTGCTGTCGATCGACACAATTCTTGACAAGATTGCCACCATGTATATGAAGCAGAAGTAG
- the LOC108015876 gene encoding uncharacterized protein, with protein sequence MAKFQVVLVVAALSLLAVSEAQKQRYSQRLSRGRSRYSARQELAPADGGDTDAVTPYPSADELKPEVPFDEAAAPSAAEPTPDAVYGPPDAAPNNVPDEVYGPPDVTGNDLPAAADIPAEQQARLVAARRAANYRRTAQPVAYRRPASVAARPAKLSAARSTVRRF encoded by the coding sequence ATGGCAAAGTTCCAAGTAGTCCTCGTGGTTGCGGCCCTTAGCTTGCTGGCCGTTTCCGAAGCCCAGAAGCAGCGCTACTCGCAGCGCTTGAGCCGCGGACGTTCGAGGTATTCCGCTCGCCAGGAACTGGCTCCCGCGGACGGAGGCGATACGGACGCTGTGACGCCCTACCCCTCGGCCGACGAGCTGAAGCCGGAAGTGCCGTTCGATGAGGCGGCTGCTCCCTCGGCCGCTGAGCCCACACCGGATGCCGTTTACGGACCGCCCGATGCTGCGCCCAACAACGTTCCCGACGAGGTGTACGGCCCGCCGGACGTGACCGGAAACGACCTGCCCGCCGCCGCTGACATTCCGGCGGAGCAGCAGGCTCGTTTGGTGGCTGCCAGGAGAGCTGCCAATTACCGGAGGACCGCTCAGCCCGTTGCCTATCGTCGTCCGGCTTCCGTTGCAGCTCGTCCGGCCAAGTTGAGCGCTGCCCGCTCCACCGTGCGACGATTCTAG
- the LOC108015880 gene encoding uncharacterized protein codes for MWTGLGCALLCLALVQAAVIRPEGDAVSPETTTSVVFVDREGEGDVTTEESATLAGPALSRDEEASILIDPAPGTLEEDGAVVPEKSGKLLLLSTSPKRLHENERQLEERDEEEAEENKADAEPTTTEQPKEQEEEVTPESSAAEGSTPPTTTTKLFAIDATPGGVDSPQPNVVVTSAQDSSNATVSIAEQPQVPGDNNAAVELALVEPEAEYVLVDGSHDDLDLQLASFTHIDSDFHLQPVVHSVEIVPTSIDDPLIVNYVHNLR; via the coding sequence ATGTGGACAGGACTCGGTTGCGCACTTCTCTGCCTGGCTTTGGTCCAGGCGGCTGTTATCCGTCCCGAGGGGGATGCGGTGAGTCCGGAAACCACCACTAGTGTGGTTTTTGTGGATcgggagggggagggggatgTCACCACCGAGGAGTCCGCCACTCTGGCGGGTCCTGCTTTGAGTCGCGATGAGGAGGCCAGCATACTGATTGATCCCGCCCCGGGCACTTTGGAGGAGGATGGCGCCGTGGTCCCAGAGAAGTCCGGGAAGCTGCTGCTCCTCAGTACATCGCCCAAGCGACTTCATGAAAACGAGCGGCAGCTGGAGGAGCGGGACGAGGAGGAGGCGGAGGAGAACAAGGCCGATGCCGAGCCAACCACAACTGAGCAGCCAaaggagcaggaggaggaggtcaCCCCTGAAAGTTCAGCCGCAGAGGGCAGCACTCCTCCGACGACCACCACCAAACTGTTTGCCATCGATGCCACCCCGGGCGGAGTGGACTCCCCGCAGCCGAATGTGGTCGTAACCTCCGCCCAGGACAGTTCCAACGCCACGGTCTCCATTGCCGAGCAGCCGCAGGTGCCCGGCGACAACAATGCGGCCGTGGAGCTGGCCCTCGTGGAGCCGGAGGCCGAGTACGTGCTGGTGGATGGCAGCCACGACGACCTGGACCTCCAGCTAGCCAGCTTCACGCACATCGACAGCGACTTCCACTTGCAGCCGGTGGTGCATTCCGTCGAAATCGTGCCCACCAGCATCGATGATCCTTTGATTGTAAATTACGTGCACAATTTGCGGTGA
- the LOC108017604 gene encoding uncharacterized protein yields the protein MFGYPTFSLATLALCSILCLNGIEATHLRFPGPARGRSLPLILQRQDQAPYPPAGLMPDPPFDLPTEEAVEFPQPEETYGPPADTYGPPAQVEEPAEVYGPPDQIYGPPDQPANDDNSSTLPQSAAIIDLASLPLPPQAQYVLPLLSRLSAFRPQRPAIATPQRRPAKLSARPRPSPAKIVNAPVFPSTPLALPFVDRRVPFRPQPSRLVVNAPFRRPSRH from the coding sequence ATGTTCGGTTATCCAACTTTTTCTCTGGCAACTCTGGCCCTTTGTTCCATTCTTTGCCTGAATGGAATCGAAGCCACTCACCTGAGGTTCCCAGGACCCGCGAGGGGTAGATCCCTGCCGCTGATCCTGCAAAGACAGGATCAAGCACCATACCCACCAGCCGGCCTGATGCCGGACCCGCCATTCGATCTTCCTACGGAGGAGGCAGTGGAGTTCCCTCAACCCGAAGAGACCTACGGACCACCAGCAGACACCTACGGTCCGCCTGCGCAGGTGGAAGAGCCAGCTGAAGTCTATGGTCCACCTGACCAGATCTACGGTCCTCCAGATCAACCAGCCAACGATGATAATTCGAGCACCTTACCACAAAGCGCAGCCATTATAGACTTGGCCAGTCTGCCGCTGCCTCCCCAAGCTCAGTATGTTCTTCCGCTCCTGAGCCGCCTGTCTGCCTTCCGCCCGCAGCGCCCGGCTATCGCAACTCCGCAGCGACGGCCTGCCAAGCTCTCGGCTCGTCCGCGACCTAGTCCGGCCAAGATTGTAAATGCTCCAGTGTTCCCATCAACTCCCCTGGCTTTGCCCTTTGTGGATCGACGAGTTCCGTTTCGTCCGCAACCATCACGCCTGGTAGTAAATGCGCCTTTCAGACGCCCATCCAGGCACTAA